Proteins from one Cryptomeria japonica chromosome 4, Sugi_1.0, whole genome shotgun sequence genomic window:
- the LOC131855976 gene encoding chitinase 6-like, whose product MESERKAVLVLVLAVGIAVLVGSVSAQNCGCSSNLCCSKWGYCGTGDDYCGTGCKEGPCSTSPTPSTPTTGGAVSSIISKDFFDAILNAADSSCAGKSFYTYDGFIQAANAYSGFGTTGSSDDAKRELAAFFAHVTHETGSFCYIEEINGASKDYCDETNTQYPCVADKGYFGRGPIQLSWNFNYGPAGKDIGFDGLNEPEKVAQDATISFKTAVWFWMKQSNCHSAITSGQGFGATIQAVNGDVECNGRKPDIVNTRINYYKNYCQKLGVDPGSNLSC is encoded by the exons atggAGAGTGAAAGAAAAGCAGTATTAGTGTTGGTTTTGGCAGTAGGGATTGCTGTATTGGTTGGGAGTGTTTCTGCACAGAATTGTGGGTGTTCGAGCAATTTGTGCTGCAGCAAGTGGGGATACTGCGGCACTGGAGATGATTACTGCGGCACTGGCTGCAAAGAAGGGCCATGTTCCACCTCCCCCACTCCCTCCACTCCCACCACTGGCGGTGCTGTCTCCTCCATCATCAGCAAGGATTTCTTTGACGCCATTCTCAACGCTGCAGACAGCTCCTGTGCTGGAAAGAGCTTCTACACATACGATGGCTTCATCCAGGCTGCCAACGCCTACTCTGGCTTCGGCACCACTGGATCTTCTGACGACGCCAAGAGAGAACTCGCTGCCTTCTTCGCCCATGTCACCCACGAGACTGGAT CTTTCTGTTACATTGAAGAGATCAACGGGGCATCCAAAGATTACTGCGATGAAACCAACACTCAGTATCCATGTGTTGCAGACAAAGGCTACTTCGGCCGGGGACCCATCCAGCTATCGTG gaacttcaactatgGTCCAGCAGGAAAGGACATTGGGTTCGACGGGTTGAATGAGCCGGAGAAGGTAGCGCAAGACGCCACCATTTCGTTCAAGACAGCAGTGTGGTTTTGGATGAAACAGAGCAACTGCCACAGCGCAATCACCTCTGGACAGGGATTCGGTGCCACAATCCAAGCTGTCAATGGCGATGTTGAATGTAACGGTCGTAAACCAGACATCGTGAACACGCGTATAAATTACTACAAAAACTACTGCCAGAAGTTGGGAGTAGATCCAGGCTCCAACCTCTCCTGCTAA